The Labeo rohita strain BAU-BD-2019 unplaced genomic scaffold, IGBB_LRoh.1.0 scaffold_219, whole genome shotgun sequence genome includes a window with the following:
- the LOC127159469 gene encoding E3 ubiquitin-protein ligase TRIM39, which produces MKEKLEEINRHISALSHTIKDTEKMMNTSDVCFLKEFPVSMERVQISQPDPQMPSGALICVPRYLGNLPFRVWKKMQDVVQNKGFSSGTHCWDVEVKQSSVWILGVTTASNQRKGQDFFNTGVWFVYRYKRPLRSGFRVEQDLDRVRVNLDYDGGTVSFSDPVTNTHLHTFTTTFTQTLTPFFYNYDDSFSLRILPVNNL; this is translated from the exons atgaaggagaagctggaggagatcaacagacacatctcagctctttcacacacaatcaaagACACGGAGAAGATGATGAACACCAGTGACGTCTGCTTTCTGAAG gAGTTTCCAGTCTCAATGGAAAG AGTCCAAATCTCACAGCCGGATCCACAGATGCCTTCTGGAGCTTTGATTTGTGTGCCGCGTTACTTGGGCAACCTGCCGTTCAGAGTCTGGAAGAAGATGCAGGACGTCGTCCAGAACA AGGGTTTTAGCTCAGGAACACACTGCTGGGATGTGGAGGTCAAACAGAGTTCAGTCTGGATTCTTGGAGTAACTACAGCATCAAACCAGAGGAAGGGACAGGATTTCTTCAACACTGGTGTCTGGTTTGTGTATCGGTACAAACGGCCTTTACGTTCTGGTTTTCGTGTTGAACAGGATCTTGATCGTGTGCGAGTGAATCTGGACTATGACGGAGGAACAGTGTCATTCTCTGATCCTGTAACTaacacacatctacacacattcacaaccacCTTCACTCAAACACTCACACCATTCTTCTATAATTATGATGATTCTTTCTCTCTGAGGATCTTACCTGTCAATAATCTGTAG